In Rhodamnia argentea isolate NSW1041297 chromosome 5, ASM2092103v1, whole genome shotgun sequence, the DNA window TCACCAGCAGGATCGAGCGCTTGTGCCTTCGCTAAAGGCAAACGTACCACAGCTTCATAAAATCTGTATTGCATATCATGTTATGTTTGTATATTTGAAGGTTTTAACAACaactacaaaaaattaaaagactgTCGTAAGGTTACAAAGTTAACCTTAAGTCCTCAAATCTTTTACAGACAGTTTGCAAATCAGCAGATTCTGGAACTTTACTCAAGAAATTGAAGGCTTCCCTTGCAAGATTAACCCTCTCCTCAATGTCTGAAGTTGCAGCAGCTCTCTCAAGACATTCCACAGCCAAGAAAAACTTGTAATCGGACTCTTTGAAGTAACTTGGACAACCCTCGCGCAATCTGGCACTAATGTCATCCACTGTTCCCCTACCATCTGGACCAGTATAATTCTGGATACACGAGTTACATTCAATTCAGAGTGGAGTCTAGCATGCAGAGCCATCGTAATAACAAAATGGAAGATGTTAAAGCCCTAGGGCACTTGTTGAGCGTTGTTGAATAGGCTGTGGAAATGTAATATTACCAACATGATGTAACTTTCTTAAAGTGTGacatttcaattttcaaggCGTCTCGAAAAGTGTTATTTCCACCTTCGGTTAACTTAACCAGTGCCCTAGGGACACTTTATAATTAGATAAGAAAGACAATTTACAAAAGAAagtgcaaaagaagaaaagatcttcattttAAGCAATATAATCACCCATTACCTCCATTAGAACAGATATAAGCCTTGTGGCAATGTGGTCACCCTCCTCAGAGCAAACCAGTTGATGGAAGGTTAGCTGAACCAAGGATTGCTGAGAAGTAGCATCAAAACCCTGAACCAAGCGTGTTAAATGATGCTGTGAAAGAAGCTGGAGCAAAAATAACGCTTCACTAGATCTGAGAAGCAACTGCCTGATGCATTCCATTGCTCGCACCTGCGTTATCAtacaaagaagatgaaaaggcGATAAACTAAAAGAGCACTGCAATAAGGAAAAGCTGATCTAACTATTACAGTTTTCTTGGGCAAACTCAACCAACCTCCATAGCAGCCAACTCTGCAGGACTATAAGGTAGCCGTTGCCTTTTATTGTCTGCCCCACTACCATTAGAATCAACATTCCGGGAGTAAGAACCAAATAAGTTTCTCATAAGACTCCTATCACCGACCCCTGAATCTGGATGTGTCCCATACAAGATAGAGCCTGTCCAGTCTCCTAGACCAGCCACACATCCGTATAGTCCCCTCCTCTGATCCCTTCTGGACCTCAGAAATTTCTCTAATGAACGCAGCTTGTTTTCAAGAATTTGCATAGCCCCAAAGGAGAGTCGGCAGACAATTACACCACTTTCCGACAGCACATCAGCAGAGGAACCTAAGCCTCCTTTCTTAATCATGACAGGGAGCTCCCACACCGGATACAACAACCTTGATGAGCACAAGCAAAGCCCTTCATGGGCACCAGAAAATACGGGCTCGGCCTCTTGTACAACCTGCCCCATGCTAAATCCCCCACTGGCACTTCTTGTATTGGATAATCCACCAGTACCTTCAAGCTGTGGTACTCCCACAAGTCTTGGATCCTCAAAAGACTCGGCAGCCTTCTCAGCAACAGCATTGCTGATAATACTTTCAGAATCAACTATCCTGCTGGCTAGCATCAGACACATTGCAGCTGCCTCACCAGCTCCAAATCGATTGCAGAAGTCATCCAAAACAGATCTCGGAGTGCTGGACTCAAACAACCTTCTCAATATGTCCACAGGCCTGTTAAAAACAACTTCCATCAAGCCCATTGTGCTGAATACAACAACTTTTCTCCTAGGCAATATGTGTTGTATTGCAAGGTCACTTCTTGCCCAAAGTTTCCCAGATATCTTTTCTGAGGACTCCCCCGAATTTTCAATCCTACAAAACTCAAGTTCTGAATACAGTGACTGAACTGTGGCTGCAATATCTGGTGGAGGTAGAACATCTGCCACAGAAAGCATTCGACCTTCAATGGGTAGGGAAGAAACAGATTCCCGTAATGCACGAGAACTTCTTACACTTGTTCCTAATGCACCTGAAGATGATTGTGTGCTTGAATCCTTGCTCACAATAAGAAGAGAAGAGACAGTGGGTGATGATGAATCAGAAAGGACAAGAGTTCCCGTGGAATAGTAGGCAGATTCAACCTTCAGTGAGAGATCCTCACTTGGAGATCTTGCTGAGAGAGATATGTTTCCAAAGGAAAGGCCACCGCTGACCCCCAAAGGAGGAGAAGGTCTAGATGTTACTACTTTTAAGCAGCTTGGCTTATAATGGCTCGCTTCAAATCCACCCAGCCCACCGACACTACCTGTGTTTCCATTAGATGACGAAGTTGAAAGGTACATTCTTCTTCCATCTGATAATACTGCGACGAGGTGTAGCCACTTTGATTCAACTGTTGATAAAGGTGAAATGCAAACTATTGAGGGCTTTCCTGGTCGAGTTGGGGCTCGCTGAGTTGTTGATTGTCTAGCTCCATAATGTGCATCTCTCTGATTAATAAGATTTCTTTCTTCTGTAACTTTCTTCAAAGGCCCATCTCCATTTGACAATAGAACAAAAACCTGAACTTTCATTTCTTCCGTCCGTGCATACAGAATTTGTCTTTCATTATCGAAAACCATTTCTACAATAGGATCAACTGCTGCAAACTTAAACACATTTGGAACCACCCACCTGAAAAGGAGAAACCGGTTCTCAAATCTACGAACAAGCAAAAGAATCGCAAGAACACTAGATAATTTCAAATTGACAGGCAAATTAATTATCTAACCAACGTTAAGAATTATCAATAACAGACAAATATGCAGTAATACCTTGAAATAACGGTACCTAAACCAGCAGTAACGCAAACCTTTCGACAACGTTTGTGCCAGCCAGAACCAGTGGTGTATAGAAGTTCATAAATGTGTCCATCACGGCCAGCCAGGAAAATACGACCTTTCTCGGTACAGGTGATCCACGTCATGGTGACTCCATCAGATGGAATTGTATATTCTGGCAGCAGCTGTAGCGAGACCTCAGAATATGGATCGGTGCCATCAGCTCCTCTAGAGCTACATACTCCAACAAGAATCAACTGACAGAAAATTGAAGCTCATAAGAGATTATAAATTTGCACACTAAAAGAATAGATCACAACTATGGTGACTAAACACGTATAGAAATCCTAATAAATGAGAGACCCGTAAAAGTAATGAAGTTTGAGTTCAAGATAGGGCACAGAAAATTACACATAAAAAATCCTTTCGTGAAAATTTCACCTGACAAAGAAATGACATCTCTACTAGCAGAAGCCAAACGTAGAAATTTAAATTACCTCAAGTGGTGTCGCTAAAATCAAGAGATACTGGATGGCCTCAATAAAGATGCCAGGCTTGGATTTACAGAGGCCAACAGCACATATAGCTTGCTCCTCAACATTGAATTCAGGACACTGACCATCCCTAAACatgagagaaggagaagaggctGAAAATTATCAAAGGGTAATCAAAACAATAAGCCTTCTGAAAAGCCTTTCAGAATCTCATAAGGACCATGACGCTCACAAGCAACTAACATTATATTCCAGTGCCATCCCTTGCATGCAGGCCATTGCCAGATGAGAATTTTGCATATCTAAGGGGATCATTTAGTTAAAGCATTCTGTTCATCGTGCCATCAAAGGCAAATGATGTGTCATTTAACCAGcaaatctatcaataaaaagaaGGGAACAAAGCACGAGTACAGCTTCACATATTTGGAGGTTTGTAGAAACACAAACAGCAATATATTTTTGTGATGCAATGATTAATACAAGGACTTCGTTTTCTCTGCAAAATAATAGCACAATCAACTTTCCTCAACTTTGTCTTAGCATGGCAGAAAAACATCCGTTGAATTTATGCTTTGTGTAATTATCTCATCAATTAAGTGACTTTCCTATTTAAATTAGCCAATTTTCACACCCTGACATGGTGTAATATTACTGAGAACTATTCCCTCCCCAAATATTGATAGTTTCACGAAATAAGGAAAGCAGCCAATCTTTTTCCCGAAGCATGTAGCTTTTTTGCACTTCTTCCGAGGTTTTCATGGTCACCGCTTTAGTTGTACTTGTAGCCCAAGATCACATGTTTTATTGAAGCGTAGGCAAATCTAGGTATTCTGAGAAAGAAAGACCCAAATTAAAAGACATGGTTAAATTGCAACATCGTGTTCGTGTATGAAGGACCAGAAATAAAAGCAGCCATATATTCTCCCTTCATGAGTTGCACATGGTCTTGGCTGATTTTCCAGAATGAATAAAATCGAGTATTTTCCTATGAATATGTTTGGGCCTATCTGCAGCAATACCTTAAAAAAACCATCTATGATGACCCCATTTTTCATACAtgaaattgaacaaatcaaTACATAAAAGAGATGAAAGATTAACGGCCTACAGTTGACATCCTTGTACGTGGTTAAACTCGCAATCAGCTGACTGAGTGgagataacaaaaaataataataataataactaataGAAGAACATCTCAAAGGAACAAAAAGCTTGCAGATGTTAAAGTGAAGGAGCCTGAAGCCGAACGATATTGTGTACCCACCACCGATCAAACcgccaaagaaacaaagaattaTCGACTGATGCCCATGCCCTACGTATTTCTGGAAATATTCCACATAAAGCTGTTCCTTCCCCACCAGCAGCATTATATCTTTCAATGAGTACAGAAGGTAACTCCCAGGTCTCCAATACCTCTACCAAAGGAGGCCACTgcaataaaaatgcaaaacatcATCCATGCCTAGGCAAAAAGAAAGTGCATGTCTAACCCGTCTAAGAGGAAACTTGTAATTCCTCTGTACCTTGATTATTCATTCAATAAACTTTGTCGTCCTTAACAATATAACATATTTCAAAAGGCAAATCATAACCACCGAAAAAGAGAACAGCGCCACTAATAACAACAGAGGAGCCAATACATCGACCCATGGCTATCTAAATGCATGAAATAAAATCTGCAAGCATTCAAAAGCAGCTCAGAGTCAACAAGATTTATTGCAAGAGTACAATTACACAGAGAACCTCCTTGGGATAAGGAAAACGATACatggccaaaattgacccaGTTTTCAAGAGTGGGCAACTTCAAATCACTGCCCCAATCCCTCCAAAATTGGCACTTTCACGAGAGCTACTCTCCGGTTAGCTTTCTCCACACCAGTTCGCCCGGACCAACTCTTGGACCATCAACAATCCTACAACTTCTCTACGCCAATTTCGAGACTGGTAAACACGCACGTACCTCCCTGGGGTGGGTCGAATAAGGATGGCTGGCGTATCTGGAGGCCTCGAGAGCTTCCTCGAGGTCGATGTGAGACGCGGCCTCGCGGCCGATGCGGTCGCTCAGGACGATCCCCGCATTGGTGACGTCCCGCATCACAACCTCTTCTTCCCCCGACATCCTGTAGCGGGGGGTGGTCGTTCGACGCAGCACCGACGGAAAAGAACCGAGACTGAGACGCACCGCAGGTAACCCGGCAGCTCTAGAAACCCtcaagtctctctctttctctccctttcaaCAATGGCGGAAATAGTTGGAAGAAAGTtgatttcagagagagagagagagagtttgaatAGGGTTTTTGGGAGGGCTTTGATTTGGGGGGAGTTAAAAGGGGTTTAGTGGGTGGCGGGCAAATATTTGGTAGTTAACCTTTCCTTTTTGAAAAACGGGcggatttctgttttttttctttttcttttgcaatcgAGTCCATTTATTGGACAAGAATTCAACTCGATACCCATGTAAATTTAGAGGTATTAAGTGGGTGAGTCGGGTCGGATTTGGATCGGATCGAATATAGCCCAActcatattgatccatttaatccattttgactCCTATTCATGTAATGAAAATTCAATAATTCATACCCGATCCAATTCGCACTCGATCCATATCCAACCCAACTCATATTGACAGCTCTTGCCATTCTCTGCCGCCACTCTTACCCGCCCGCCCATCCCTTGCCACCATTGCCCGCCAGCCCACGCCCTACCGCCACCGCCACTGCCGGCCCGCCCGCCGTGCACGTCTTGCAATGTCCTCACCGATGAGCTCGAGTACTCACGAGCCTTCGAGCACTTCAATAGTGACGAAGACGGGAAGATGTCTAGCGATGAGCTCAACGCTTACTTCACATCCATCGGCGAGTCCTTACCCCACCACGAAGCTCAGAAGGCGATTGCCGACTTCGACCCGGATGCCGACAGCCTGCTCGAGTTCGAAGACTTCGTCCGCATGGTGGAGCAAGACAGTGGCGAGAGCGACCATGAGGCCGGGACTTTTAAGCccaatatacaaaaaaaaacaaaaaaaaaacatgcactTTGATCCATTTTCACAGGAGACTCTACGACCCTTCATGGTCTCGCCATCAGTTTGAAGTCGTCATGCGTTGGAATTCATGGAAATCGACCACTCCATCCCCGTCGAGATCAAAAGCACGGATCATTCGCGCACACGCTCTTCATACGAATGCTCTCTCTCCCCAAGCCTCAGACAACACGTGTTGGAGTCCCCGAGCCGTTATGCCCCCACGGCCTTCGCCAGCCTCGAAAATCTCGAACACCCTTTCGAAATCCCCGTCGCTCTCGCCACTGTCTTGCTCCACCGTGCGAATGAAGTCCTCCAACTAGAGCAGGCCGTCGCCGTCCGGGTCAAAGTCGACAATCGCCCTTCGAGCTTCGTGGTGGGGTAAGGACTCGCCGATGGACGCGAAGTAAACGCTGAGCTCCTCTCTGGACATCTTCCCCGTCTCCGTTGCGGCCAAAGCGCTCGAAGGCTCGTGAGTACTTGTGCTAATCGGTGAGGACATCATGAGACGTGTTCGACGGAGCATGAGGACACCGTGAGAAGTGTTCGGCAGTGGCGGTGGGCGTTGGTGGCACGTGACGGTGGTGGACGGGCAGCGGCGGCGGGCTGCGGTGGGCAATGGAGGTGGCCAGTGGGTGGTAGCGGGCGGGCTgtggcggcggcgatggcgatggcgacgaAGGGCTTGGAAAGCTATAACacatgggtcaaaaatggattgaactaaaatccataaaaatccATATTTGCATAGGCTAGATCCATATTTAactcattttttacttttggtgaatccatatatgacccaagtatataaatatgagttaaaaagtgggtcaatgacccatattgacacctctatgtaatttttacataaaatattttgaactgaattgccttttcttttggggtgTGAGATATAGTTCTCGTTCATTAAGATAAATGATGAGCATACATAGATGCGGATTCAGAATAAATCAGAGCCAGAGGGCTTGAAGGGGTTAAATTGAACGTATACCAAAAGTTtgaggatcacattgaataaattgaaagtttcgGAGCAACATTACATATTGAACTAAAGTTAAGAACATCGATTTGAGCCGCAGTCAGCTCCACGACAGTTTGCGGAAAGCCTTCCACAAGAACACCGGAGCTATCGCGGCACACACATGCTATGGCTCGTTCGTTTGTCCCTTCCAGATAAGCTCCATCGATGTATAGTTTCTGGACGCCCATGTTTTGGCTGTGTTCCAAACTCGATCTGAAGATCATCTGAGCTCGGTTCTTTCAGGACCGGATGAGACCATAACTTCGACGTCGAAGGGCAAAGCAGAAGAACATGTTCTTTCATCTCGAGTTGCAGATTGCAGAGAAAAAGTTAATTTCGGATGTTGTGGGGTGATTATTTAAGCAAgctttattaaaaattatgaggTTCTTACAATCCAATTCGTCACtatctttttttacttt includes these proteins:
- the LOC115739999 gene encoding nuclear pore complex protein NUP155, with translation MSGEEEVVMRDVTNAGIVLSDRIGREAASHIDLEEALEASRYASHPYSTHPREWPPLVEVLETWELPSVLIERYNAAGGEGTALCGIFPEIRRAWASVDNSLFLWRFDRWDGQCPEFNVEEQAICAVGLCKSKPGIFIEAIQYLLILATPLELILVGVCSSRGADGTDPYSEVSLQLLPEYTIPSDGVTMTWITCTEKGRIFLAGRDGHIYELLYTTGSGWHKRCRKVCVTAGLGTVISRWVVPNVFKFAAVDPIVEMVFDNERQILYARTEEMKVQVFVLLSNGDGPLKKVTEERNLINQRDAHYGARQSTTQRAPTRPGKPSIVCISPLSTVESKWLHLVAVLSDGRRMYLSTSSSNGNTGSVGGLGGFEASHYKPSCLKVVTSRPSPPLGVSGGLSFGNISLSARSPSEDLSLKVESAYYSTGTLVLSDSSSPTVSSLLIVSKDSSTQSSSGALGTSVRSSRALRESVSSLPIEGRMLSVADVLPPPDIAATVQSLYSELEFCRIENSGESSEKISGKLWARSDLAIQHILPRRKVVVFSTMGLMEVVFNRPVDILRRLFESSTPRSVLDDFCNRFGAGEAAAMCLMLASRIVDSESIISNAVAEKAAESFEDPRLVGVPQLEGTGGLSNTRSASGGFSMGQVVQEAEPVFSGAHEGLCLCSSRLLYPVWELPVMIKKGGLGSSADVLSESGVIVCRLSFGAMQILENKLRSLEKFLRSRRDQRRGLYGCVAGLGDWTGSILYGTHPDSGVGDRSLMRNLFGSYSRNVDSNGSGADNKRQRLPYSPAELAAMEVRAMECIRQLLLRSSEALFLLQLLSQHHLTRLVQGFDATSQQSLVQLTFHQLVCSEEGDHIATRLISVLMENYTGPDGRGTVDDISARLREGCPSYFKESDYKFFLAVECLERAAATSDIEERVNLAREAFNFLSKVPESADLQTVCKRFEDLRFYEAVVRLPLAKAQALDPAGDAMNDQVDVAVREHALAKREQCYEIIISALRSLKGEASHREFGSPVKPVAARSVLDQASRKRYICQIVQLGVQSPDRLFHECLYRAMINLGLENELLEYGGPDLVPFLQSAGRQTIQEVRAVSGVLSATSPSGQLGGAIQSNQAKYFDLLARYYVSKRQHVLAAHVLLRLAERRSNIAGDAPTLEQRFQYLSNAVLQAKNASANDGLPGSNQTFDSGLLDLLEGKLAVLRFQIKIKEELEARASRLECSQGMSDSAPDDDGMTEDTTCLKAAREKARELSLDLKSITELYNEYAVPFELWEVCLEMLYFANYSGDPDSSIVRETWARLIDQAISRGGIAEACSVLKRVGSHIYPGDGAVLPLDTLCIHLEKAALERLNSGVEPVGDEDVARALLAACKGSTEPVLNTYDQLLSSGAILPSPSLRLRLLRSVLAVLREWVVSTFAQRMNTSVTGASLIMGSHSFEQTAVTNQGVRDKIANAANRYMTEVRRLALPQSQTEPVYQGFRELEESLMRPFSFDRL